A portion of the Corynebacterium jeikeium genome contains these proteins:
- a CDS encoding rhomboid family intramembrane serine protease, producing MNPQWSSGQQQNYQNYAQYPMGGPVQTRRNNQIVPQDRDGGLGAAISTAIGYLALIWTVFLVNEFIFGGALNNFGVRPRETSTLWGILTAPLLHADYGHIVANSLPGALFAGLIAMSSKRLFWQVTLLITVVGGGLTWLVGGVNTVHIGASGLIYGWLAFLVVRGFVNRRVMQIILGVILASMYSGLIWGVLPTQMAVSWQMHLFGGLAGIWAAVMFKRGRARG from the coding sequence ATGAATCCGCAATGGAGCTCGGGACAACAGCAGAATTACCAGAACTATGCGCAGTACCCGATGGGCGGTCCCGTGCAGACGCGGCGGAATAATCAGATTGTTCCACAGGATCGCGACGGCGGGCTCGGGGCGGCCATCAGTACGGCTATTGGGTACCTGGCACTTATCTGGACGGTCTTTCTTGTCAACGAATTCATCTTTGGTGGGGCGCTGAACAACTTCGGTGTGCGCCCACGCGAAACCTCGACGCTGTGGGGAATTTTGACCGCACCGCTGCTGCACGCAGATTACGGGCACATTGTGGCGAACTCTCTGCCCGGGGCGTTGTTCGCCGGTTTGATTGCAATGTCGTCGAAGCGGCTATTTTGGCAGGTCACACTCTTGATTACGGTCGTTGGCGGCGGTCTGACCTGGCTGGTCGGCGGTGTAAATACCGTCCACATCGGTGCGTCCGGCCTGATTTACGGCTGGCTGGCGTTTTTGGTCGTACGCGGTTTCGTGAATCGTCGGGTGATGCAGATTATTTTGGGCGTGATTCTGGCATCGATGTATTCGGGTCTTATCTGGGGAGTGCTGCCAACACAGATGGCTGTTAGTTGGCAGATGCACCTCTTCGGTGGGCTTGCGGGCATCTGGGCTGCGGTGATGTTTAAGCGCGGTCGTGCACGTGGCTAA
- a CDS encoding peptidase S58 family protein, which translates to MNSEIFAISPTDIRHQASSAALGTSIDIGAGCLDSIDGISIGHAAEGDTGVTVIAAPGGAVGAVDVRGGGPGTRETDLLAPENTVERVHAVVLAGGSAYGLAAADGAMRELRDRGIGFEVTPTRPDILVPIVPGAVIFDLLLGEPTLPTAALGREALSHALDDVPEDTPSGTVGAGVGAMAGAIKGGFGQARVTSADGKYFVAAAMVVNSFGAVIDPEGHLYGMPAAAGASKEALAQLDQVFVGRTKILADAAGHGESSASTRNTTIGTLITNAPVTTAQLKRLAMCGHDGLARAIRPAHAPMDGDTLFALSSAEAADSGNAEPVGSDVVALLAAMAADAVQMAIVDAVMSATGRAEVAALSEMLDK; encoded by the coding sequence ATGAATTCTGAGATCTTCGCAATCAGCCCCACCGACATTCGACACCAAGCCAGCAGTGCTGCGCTGGGCACGAGCATCGACATCGGCGCAGGCTGTCTCGACTCCATCGACGGCATCTCCATCGGCCATGCTGCTGAGGGGGATACCGGAGTCACCGTCATCGCCGCTCCAGGCGGCGCTGTCGGCGCTGTCGATGTCCGCGGCGGCGGTCCGGGCACCCGCGAGACCGACCTGCTCGCACCGGAGAATACCGTCGAACGCGTCCACGCTGTCGTTTTGGCTGGCGGCTCCGCGTACGGCCTCGCAGCTGCCGACGGAGCTATGCGCGAACTGCGCGACCGCGGCATTGGCTTTGAGGTCACCCCAACTCGTCCGGATATCCTCGTGCCCATCGTTCCCGGTGCTGTCATCTTCGACTTGCTGTTGGGGGAGCCGACGCTGCCCACCGCTGCACTCGGGCGCGAGGCGTTGTCTCACGCGCTTGACGACGTCCCGGAGGACACTCCCTCCGGGACAGTAGGTGCCGGTGTCGGCGCTATGGCCGGGGCAATCAAGGGTGGTTTTGGACAAGCCCGTGTGACCTCCGCCGATGGTAAGTACTTTGTGGCTGCCGCAATGGTTGTCAACTCCTTTGGTGCGGTCATTGACCCGGAGGGACACCTTTACGGAATGCCCGCGGCTGCCGGTGCCAGCAAGGAGGCATTGGCGCAGCTGGACCAGGTTTTCGTCGGTAGGACCAAGATTCTCGCCGATGCGGCTGGACACGGGGAATCGTCGGCAAGCACGCGAAACACAACGATTGGCACGTTGATAACCAATGCGCCGGTGACAACTGCGCAGTTGAAGCGGTTGGCGATGTGCGGTCATGACGGGTTGGCGCGAGCGATTCGGCCGGCTCATGCGCCGATGGACGGTGACACGCTGTTTGCCCTCAGCTCGGCCGAGGCGGCGGATAGCGGAAACGCTGAACCCGTGGGCTCGGATGTGGTGGCCCTGTTGGCTGCGATGGCGGCCGATGCGGTGCAGATGGCTATTGTCGATGCCGTGATGAGTGCAACGGGACGCGCGGAAGTAGCCGCGCTGTCAGAGATGCTGGACAAGTAG
- a CDS encoding glutamate racemase encodes MTAQDSGFPDRTAPIGIFDSGVGGLTVARAIMDQLPHESIMYIGDTANGPYGPLRIAEVRQHAEAIADELVARGCKMIVIACNTASAAFLRDARERYPVPVVEVILPAVRRAVSTTRNGKVGVIGTAATIRSRAYQDLFDAVPGVDVSAVDCPRFVDFVERGITSGRQILGLAEGYLAPLQADGVDTLVLGCTHYPLLSGVIQLAMGEDVALVSSAEETSKDVLRILTKTDMLADPESNPNPVRTFESTGDPQVFASLAKRFLGPGISQVTMHSQM; translated from the coding sequence CTGACAGCGCAGGATAGCGGCTTCCCCGACCGAACAGCGCCGATTGGCATCTTTGACTCCGGCGTCGGTGGGCTGACAGTGGCACGTGCCATCATGGATCAGCTGCCGCACGAGTCGATTATGTACATCGGCGATACTGCCAACGGCCCTTACGGGCCGCTGCGCATCGCCGAGGTTCGTCAGCACGCTGAAGCGATTGCCGATGAACTGGTTGCACGCGGCTGCAAGATGATTGTCATTGCCTGCAACACGGCTTCGGCCGCATTTTTGCGTGATGCCCGCGAGCGCTACCCAGTCCCAGTAGTCGAGGTCATTCTGCCCGCTGTGCGCCGTGCGGTCTCGACCACCAGGAACGGAAAAGTCGGCGTAATCGGTACCGCCGCCACAATTCGCTCCCGTGCCTACCAAGATCTCTTTGATGCAGTGCCCGGCGTGGATGTCTCCGCGGTCGACTGCCCGCGATTCGTGGACTTTGTCGAGCGAGGAATTACCTCCGGTCGCCAGATTCTGGGACTTGCAGAGGGCTACCTCGCGCCATTGCAGGCCGATGGTGTGGACACCCTCGTGCTGGGCTGCACCCACTATCCGCTGCTGTCTGGTGTGATTCAGCTGGCTATGGGGGAGGACGTCGCCCTAGTGTCGTCGGCGGAGGAGACGTCGAAGGATGTTCTGCGCATCCTCACAAAGACCGACATGCTCGCTGACCCGGAGAGTAATCCGAACCCTGTGCGCACATTCGAATCCACTGGAGATCCGCAAGTTTTTGCATCCCTGGCAAAGCGCTTCCTTGGGCCGGGTATTAGCCAGGTCACTATGCATTCCCAAATGTGA
- the clpS gene encoding ATP-dependent Clp protease adapter ClpS gives MSMPAATPMPTMDADVVTESNRPWQCIVWDDQVNSMSYVTYVFQMLFGMDRKKAHALMMTVHTEGKAIVSSGERDKVEADVKKLHKAGLWATMEQAD, from the coding sequence ATGAGCATGCCAGCAGCAACACCGATGCCCACTATGGATGCCGATGTCGTGACGGAATCGAACCGACCCTGGCAGTGCATTGTGTGGGATGACCAGGTTAATTCGATGAGTTATGTCACCTACGTGTTTCAGATGCTCTTCGGCATGGACCGAAAGAAGGCGCACGCGCTGATGATGACGGTTCACACGGAGGGCAAGGCAATCGTGTCTTCCGGTGAGCGTGACAAGGTGGAGGCCGATGTGAAGAAGCTCCACAAGGCAGGCTTGTGGGCAACAATGGAGCAGGCTGACTAA
- a CDS encoding DUF2017 domain-containing protein, which produces MRPWKRKRSLLGGGVKYVTAFEGTERDLLLNLAATVADSLMERARSAPKDELAEMTGMPVGHSEAPSDPKLARLLPDFTKPGEESVEGENALMRQLHESEIVESKLHSLRAIIDALEPAESGQVSISESDAHAWVAGINDLRIYLHVSMENLNGSIEQIEQTDAMYQWLSYNQESLLDQLMGE; this is translated from the coding sequence ATGCGTCCTTGGAAGCGCAAGCGATCCCTTCTCGGCGGTGGCGTCAAGTACGTCACGGCTTTTGAAGGCACGGAGCGGGATTTGCTGCTGAATCTGGCTGCTACTGTGGCGGACTCGCTGATGGAGCGAGCCCGGTCGGCACCGAAGGATGAGCTCGCGGAAATGACGGGAATGCCTGTCGGACACTCCGAGGCCCCATCCGATCCGAAGCTTGCGCGCCTGTTGCCGGACTTCACCAAGCCGGGTGAGGAGAGCGTGGAGGGGGAAAACGCCCTCATGCGCCAGCTGCATGAATCGGAGATTGTAGAGAGCAAGCTCCATTCCCTGCGTGCGATTATCGACGCCCTGGAGCCCGCCGAGTCGGGGCAGGTATCCATTTCCGAAAGTGATGCCCATGCCTGGGTGGCGGGTATCAATGACTTACGTATTTACCTGCATGTTTCCATGGAGAACCTCAATGGCTCCATCGAACAGATTGAGCAGACCGACGCGATGTACCAGTGGCTGTCCTACAACCAAGAGTCACTGTTGGACCAGCTCATGGGTGAGTAG